From Solanum lycopersicum chromosome 8, SLM_r2.1, the proteins below share one genomic window:
- the TRM13/14/15/33B gene encoding uncharacterized protein TRM13/14/15/33B → MEKKRSSRNPHQIDKSQLNCMWGLISSLYFGQNQRKQKLLSNGKGSTKNVIGKNSRKIDALTYCSDQLYGYEDGAEVEALGVRTGDKRIKTSIHEEISGEMQKSTQIIARNEQHEEVDYGLFDHMISKYKPSPKKGCKNQSPVYDWKDTETGDIQQASSSAEMSIHKLKLASILEAIGSQIHREDGDSKRSSIKNDQLDEISLQVLQTSAKAFIDQMFIDRKYISKGNMSYEPEQFSNALEMLNSNGDLFLKLLQDPNSLLAKQIRNMQNVQMARDSIKSFMSNRLPDCNISKSEHKHHQSAFEESSNSRPSNKIVVLKPIPRTVRCSENVYCYCSSIQSHHSTSSKGGNLQHKNFSLKDIKRKLKYAMGEKWKEKHLISVGSTVHKLHSVSDRKNLEVDEGGSSCLTTARSTNSFTESNNKNEAQNKQISTSEAPKVSFLTEKVRKKLDASAISYTKKRELDISMEAKRHLSQRLNFVNTTDEAAMSTQPSRTLERILSSPEHDRLFNYCSKQDRKSNPEQPCYNDTSIAELPRDPTHTSFQSPQRHKDSQHLKSSMLASPSEVWSPGSSTDVSSTSPYSMYKLRGVDSIMDRGDHPSPVSVLEPVFTDDLISPSRNEPSGTVLQPRRINFEGCLNKESTENAILNRAEPDTLRTYIQSSLHTLHLNWEELWLNRHLSEQMLDAMLSDELETLALQCHSEPKLLMDYTNEALLEAYDSHFRYPPWLSFFQPKLWSFPPEKHLLEKVMNEVKQHLVPLMDQPTLNDHVETDLAKSGSWLDIRDDTEDVLTQITDDVLEESIMCTVLQLQNLFLV, encoded by the exons ATGGAGAAAAAGAGATCATCAAGAAATCCACATCAGATAGATAAGAGTCAGCTTAATTGTATGTGGGGATTGATTAGTAGCCTTTATTTTGGTCAAAATCAGAGGAAACAGAAGCTGCTGTCAAATGGGAAAGGTTCTACAAAGAATGTTATAG gcaaaaattcaagaaagattgaTGCTTTAACTTACTGTAGCGACCAATTGTATGGCTATGAG GATGGAGCTGAAGTGGAAGCTTTAGGAGTTCGTACGGGTGATAAAAGGATAAAGACTTCGATTCACGAAGAAATTTCTGGTGAAATGCAGAAGAGCACTCAAATTATAGCCCGAAATGAGCAACACGAAGAAGTAGATTATGGACTATTTGATCATATGATAAGTAAATACAAGCCATCGCCAAAGAAGGGCTGTAAGAATCAGTCACCTGTTTACGATTGGAAGGATACTGAGACCGGGGATATTCAGCAGGCTTCAAGTTCAGCGGAAATGTCTATTCATAAGTTAAAATTGGCATCCATATTAGAAGCTATCGGCAGTCAAATTCATCGAGAAGATGGGGATTCAAAGAGGAGTTCCATTAAGAATGATCAGCTTGATGAGATCAGTTTACAAGTGCTTCAGACGAGTGCTAAAGCATTTATCGATCAAATGTTCATAGACAGGAAGTATATCAGCAAAGGTAACATGAGCTATGAGCCCGAACAGTTTTCCAATGCATTAGAGATGTTAAATTCAAATGGAGATTTGTTTCTGAAACTCCTACAAGATCCGAATTCACTCTTAGCTAAGCAAATCCGAAACATGCAAAACGTGCAAATGGCTAGAGATTCGATCAAGTCCTTCATGAGTAACAGACTACCAGACTGTAACATTTCAAAGAGTGAACATAAGCATCATCAATCTGCATTCGAAGAAAGTTCCAACTCCCGGCCTTCAAATAAAATAGTTGTTCTGAAGCCGATTCCTAGAACTGTTCGATGTTCTGAAAATGTTTACTGCTATTGCTCGTCTATCCAGTCTCATCATAGCACAAGTAGTAAAGGGGGAAATTTGCAGCACAAGAACTTTTCTCTCAAAGATATTAAGAGGAAACTGAAATATGCAATGGGAGAAAAATGGAAAGAGAAGCATTTGATATCAGTAGGAAGTACTGTACATAAGCTTCATAGCGTCAGCGATAGGAAGAACTTAGAAGTTGATGAAGGGGGAAGTTCATGTCTTACTACTGCACGATCCACTAACTCGTTCACCGAGTCCAACAACAAGAATGAGgcacaaaataaacaaatatccaCAAGTGAAGCACCTAAAGTCTCCTTTCTGACTGAAAAAGTGCGTAAAAAGTTGGACGCGTCTGCCATAAGCTACACCAAGAAACGGGAACTCGATATATCTATGGAGGCAAAGAGACATCTTTCTCAAAGATTGAACTTTGTCAACACTACAGATGAAGCTGCGATGAGCACACAACCCTCAAGAACATTGGAAAGAATTCTTTCCTCGCCCGAGCATGATCGTTTGTTCAACTATTGTTCAAAACAGGATCGAAAGAGTAATCCAGAACAACCGTGTTACAATG ATACAAGTATAGCGGAATTGCCCCGTGATCCAACACATACTAGTTTTCAAAGTCCTCAAAGACACAAGGATTCTCAGCATCTCAAAAGCTCAATGCTG GCTTCACCTTCAGAAGTCTGGTCTCCTGGTTCTTCAACTGACGTTTCATCGACGAGTCCATATAGCATGTACAAATTAAGAGGTGTCGACAGCATTATGGACCGAGGAGATCACCCAAGCCCGGTGTCAGTCCTGGAACCAGTTTTCACCGATGATCTAATCAGCCCTTCAAGAAATGAACCAT CTGGCACTGTATTACAACCACGTCGTATCAACTTTGAGGGATGTTTGAACAAGGAATCCACTGAAAATGCCATACTGAATCGTGCTGAACCTGACACCCTTCGCACTTACATTCAGTCAAGTTTGCATACTCTTCACTTGAATTGGGAAGAACTTTGGCTAAATAGGCATCTTTCAGAACAAATGCTCGATGCAATGCTATCCGATGAACTAGAGACATTAGCACTACAATGCCATTCCGAGCCTAAACTCCTTATGGACTACACAAATGAAGCTCTACTAGAAGCATATGATTCTCACTTCAGATATCCTCCGTGGCTATCGTTCTTTCAACCCAAACTCTGGTCCTTTCCACCAGAAAAACATCTACTGGAAAAGGTAATGAATGAAGTGAAACAACACCTTGTTCCATTGATGGATCAACCTACATTGAATGACCATGTTGAAACTGACTTGGCAAAATCTGGTTCATGGCTCGATATACGAGACGATACTGAAGATGTTCTGACTCAAATCACAGATGATGTCCTTGAAGAATCAATTATGTGTACTGTTCTTCAACTTCAAAACCTCTTTCTTGTGTAG